A window from Bacillota bacterium encodes these proteins:
- a CDS encoding adenylosuccinate lyase has protein sequence MIDRYAYPEMRQLWEQENKYKKWLEIEILACEGWASIGRVPAEAVEAIREKARFDIARIKEIEAIVDHDVIAFLTNVSENVGPEARYIHMGMTSYDVVDTALSLLLRDASEIIIRDIRRVIDVLTEKAREHKNTPMIGRTHGVHAEPITFGLKLAVWVSEMRRNLARMQRARDVVSVGRISGAVGTYASMDPRVEEYVCSKLGLTPADASTQVLSRDRHAEYVTTLAIIAGSLEKFATEIRGLQRTEVFEVQEPFRPGQKGSSAMPHKRNPIISERVTGLARVMRGYALAAMENTALWHERDISNSSVERVVLPDATTLADYMLRKFAEVMEGLVVRKDRMTANLEMTGGLVYSEAVMLALVGRGLNREHAYALVQRNAARAWDEGLNFKDLVFGDPEITAILKPADLEACFDLSRHLAHIDDIFRRVGI, from the coding sequence ATGATAGATCGTTACGCTTATCCAGAAATGAGGCAGCTTTGGGAGCAGGAGAACAAGTACAAGAAGTGGCTGGAGATCGAGATCCTGGCTTGCGAGGGTTGGGCGAGCATAGGGCGCGTGCCTGCCGAGGCCGTCGAAGCCATCAGGGAAAAGGCGCGCTTCGACATAGCGCGGATCAAAGAGATAGAGGCGATAGTCGACCACGACGTCATAGCGTTTCTGACCAACGTCAGCGAAAACGTGGGGCCGGAAGCACGCTACATACACATGGGCATGACCTCCTATGACGTGGTGGACACCGCCCTTTCATTGCTCCTGCGGGACGCGTCCGAGATAATCATCCGTGACATCCGCAGGGTCATCGACGTTTTGACCGAGAAAGCCCGGGAACACAAGAACACGCCCATGATCGGCCGCACCCATGGCGTTCACGCGGAGCCCATCACCTTCGGCCTCAAGCTGGCTGTGTGGGTGTCGGAGATGCGCCGGAACCTGGCGAGGATGCAGCGCGCGCGCGACGTAGTCAGCGTTGGCAGGATCTCCGGGGCCGTCGGCACGTACGCGAGCATGGACCCAAGGGTTGAGGAATACGTCTGCAGCAAGCTAGGGCTCACGCCTGCGGACGCGTCCACCCAGGTGCTCTCGCGCGACCGCCATGCCGAATACGTCACCACCCTTGCGATCATCGCGGGCTCTTTGGAGAAGTTCGCGACAGAGATACGCGGGCTACAGCGCACCGAGGTGTTCGAGGTGCAGGAGCCATTCCGGCCGGGCCAGAAGGGTTCCTCGGCCATGCCGCATAAGCGCAACCCCATAATCTCGGAGAGGGTCACCGGCCTTGCGAGGGTCATGCGCGGATACGCTCTTGCAGCGATGGAGAACACCGCGCTCTGGCATGAGCGCGACATAAGCAACTCGTCTGTCGAGCGCGTCGTCCTCCCCGACGCGACGACGCTTGCGGACTACATGCTCCGAAAGTTCGCCGAGGTCATGGAGGGGCTCGTTGTCAGGAAGGACAGGATGACCGCCAACCTTGAGATGACGGGCGGCCTCGTTTACTCCGAGGCCGTGATGCTCGCCCTCGTCGGGCGGGGCCTCAACCGCGAGCACGCATACGCGCTCGTGCAGCGCAACGCGGCGAGGGCCTGGGACGAGGGGCTGAACTTCAAAGACCTCGTCTTCGGCGACCCGGAGATCACCGCGATTCTGAAGCCCGCTGACCTGGAAGCGTGCTTCGACCTATCGAGGCATCTCGCTCATATCGACGACATCTTCCGGCGAGTAGGGATCTGA
- a CDS encoding orotate phosphoribosyltransferase has protein sequence MGDSRNGHLSSARTDSEEVLATLKQAGAYLTGHFRLSSGLHSPVYIEKFRLLERPELAAKVLGRLADRFQGERVDVVIGPTTGGILVAYEVARKLGTRAMFAEREGGRRVLRRGFAIAPGERVLVVEDVVTTGLSVREVLNLVAESRGEVVGVGIIVDRSGGRVDFGVRAESLVQVAFETYVPEECPLCGANIPLADPGSRRLGLG, from the coding sequence ATGGGAGACAGTAGGAACGGTCACCTGTCATCGGCACGGACGGATTCGGAAGAGGTGCTGGCGACGCTGAAACAAGCCGGAGCGTACCTCACGGGTCACTTCAGGCTCAGCTCGGGCCTCCACAGCCCGGTGTACATCGAGAAGTTCCGGCTTCTCGAACGTCCGGAGCTCGCCGCGAAAGTGCTCGGCCGTCTCGCCGATAGGTTCCAGGGAGAGCGCGTCGACGTGGTGATAGGCCCCACTACAGGCGGCATTCTCGTGGCGTACGAGGTCGCGCGTAAGCTGGGAACGAGGGCCATGTTCGCCGAAAGAGAAGGCGGCCGCCGCGTTCTCCGGCGGGGGTTTGCGATAGCGCCTGGCGAACGCGTCCTCGTAGTGGAGGATGTCGTGACGACCGGCCTCTCCGTGAGAGAGGTCTTGAACCTCGTGGCAGAAAGCCGAGGGGAGGTTGTGGGGGTCGGCATCATCGTGGATAGGAGCGGGGGTCGCGTGGATTTCGGCGTGCGGGCTGAAAGCCTCGTCCAGGTCGCATTTGAGACTTACGTCCCGGAGGAATGTCCCCTGTGCGGAGCGAATATACCACTGGCCGATCCCGGTTCGAGAAGGCTCGGGCTCGGCTAA
- the pyrF gene encoding orotidine-5'-phosphate decarboxylase has protein sequence MHGGKASVEAKTEVVVALDTSSAQEALSLVRRLMPDISMFKVGMELFYSCGPTIVDDVTALGAKVFLDLKLHDIPATVGRAMAALVRPGVHIVDIHAAGGSEMMKQGLLAARKAATERDLRPPKVVGVTVLTSIDQRAFAEEVAPGCVHGLAEHVVRMALLAKESGLDGVVTSALEAPAVREACGRGFVTVVPGVRPAWAQDAHDQRRCVTPTQAVLAGADFIVVGRPITHATRPRDAAKKLLDEVREASQDGRQ, from the coding sequence ATGCATGGGGGGAAAGCGAGCGTGGAAGCGAAGACCGAGGTCGTTGTGGCTCTTGATACGAGCTCCGCTCAAGAGGCGCTCTCGCTGGTGAGACGCCTCATGCCCGATATCAGCATGTTTAAGGTCGGAATGGAGCTCTTCTACTCGTGCGGGCCAACCATCGTTGATGACGTGACTGCCCTCGGGGCGAAGGTGTTCTTGGATCTCAAGCTCCACGACATCCCCGCTACGGTAGGTCGCGCCATGGCGGCCCTCGTGAGGCCCGGTGTGCACATCGTTGACATTCACGCCGCAGGCGGGTCCGAGATGATGAAGCAAGGGCTCTTAGCTGCGCGCAAGGCCGCTACGGAGCGAGATCTGCGCCCACCAAAGGTCGTGGGCGTGACAGTGCTCACCAGCATAGACCAGCGTGCTTTCGCGGAAGAGGTCGCGCCAGGCTGTGTCCACGGGCTGGCGGAGCACGTCGTCCGGATGGCACTCCTTGCCAAGGAGAGCGGGCTCGATGGGGTCGTGACGTCCGCGTTGGAGGCGCCTGCGGTACGCGAGGCGTGCGGACGTGGTTTTGTCACGGTGGTTCCAGGCGTGAGGCCAGCGTGGGCACAAGACGCGCACGACCAGAGGAGGTGCGTTACCCCGACCCAAGCGGTGCTTGCGGGAGCCGACTTCATCGTCGTTGGCAGGCCCATCACGCACGCGACCCGTCCGCGGGACGCAGCGAAAAAGCTCTTGGACGAGGTGAGGGAGGCGAGCCAGGATGGGAGACAGTAG
- a CDS encoding dihydroorotate dehydrogenase, which yields MAQPDLSVTIGSIRMKNPVMAASGTFGFGREFARLFDISALGAIVTKGLTLRPRAGNPPPRLWETPCGLLNSVGLQNPGLATFARDEAPVLAARGVPIIANISGDSVAEFCELASRLEDVPGIQGIEVNVSCPNIHAGGRPFASDPEAVYEVTAAVRRASAKTLIVKLSPNVADIAGSARAAEMGGADAVSCVNTYLGVAIDARRMRPAFSRVFAGLSGPAIRPLALRAVWEVASCVKIPVVGMGGICTAQDAVEFLLAGATAVAIGTGNFISPTTCLDVIDGIRSYLADRGMSAVTDLVGRARWRARCRCRDNMGESDAPRVPDCGSSANEKHAWGESERGSEDRGRCGS from the coding sequence ATGGCGCAACCTGACCTTTCGGTCACCATAGGCTCGATCAGGATGAAGAACCCAGTGATGGCGGCGTCAGGCACGTTCGGATTCGGGAGAGAGTTCGCCCGCCTCTTCGACATCTCCGCCCTCGGAGCGATTGTGACGAAGGGCTTGACCTTGCGGCCTCGAGCAGGCAACCCACCCCCGAGGCTGTGGGAGACACCGTGCGGGCTGCTCAATTCCGTAGGGCTCCAGAACCCGGGGCTCGCCACCTTCGCGAGGGACGAGGCACCCGTGCTTGCGGCCCGCGGCGTGCCCATCATCGCGAACATCTCCGGCGACTCGGTGGCCGAGTTTTGCGAGCTCGCGTCGCGCCTGGAGGACGTGCCGGGGATCCAGGGGATCGAGGTCAACGTATCGTGCCCGAACATCCACGCCGGCGGACGGCCCTTCGCGAGCGACCCGGAAGCGGTGTACGAGGTGACCGCCGCTGTCAGGCGGGCGAGTGCGAAAACTCTCATAGTGAAGCTCTCGCCGAATGTGGCTGACATCGCGGGTTCGGCAAGGGCGGCTGAGATGGGTGGCGCGGACGCAGTGTCGTGCGTGAACACGTATCTTGGCGTCGCCATAGATGCCCGGCGGATGAGGCCCGCGTTCTCCCGGGTCTTTGCAGGGCTCTCAGGGCCGGCAATCAGGCCGCTTGCGCTGCGGGCCGTGTGGGAGGTGGCGTCCTGCGTGAAGATCCCCGTGGTTGGCATGGGCGGGATATGCACGGCGCAGGACGCCGTGGAGTTCCTTCTCGCGGGTGCCACGGCCGTCGCGATCGGCACAGGAAACTTCATCTCGCCCACGACGTGCCTCGACGTCATAGATGGCATACGCTCCTATCTGGCCGATCGGGGCATGAGTGCCGTGACCGACCTTGTGGGGCGTGCAAGATGGCGTGCGAGATGCCGTTGTCGCGACAACATGGGTGAGAGCGACGCGCCGCGGGTGCCGGACTGCGGATCTTCTGCGAACGAGAAGCATGCATGGGGGGAAAGCGAGCGTGGAAGCGAAGACCGAGGTCGTTGTGGCTCTTGA
- a CDS encoding dihydroorotate dehydrogenase electron transfer subunit, with protein MARKPGCERPALTASVAVLVENEMVGPGCYRMLLANRHIARHALPGQFVHVRLPGPSLDPLLRRPFSVCLTEPGDGTFTLLYQAVGKATRALAALPRGAELDVLGPLGRGFDIPKAHVRSRELAAKRGANAGAGASPPTIALVAGGLGVAPLIMLSHALSRSGLGFAFIVGARSREFLVGLDMVPAIPSESGPSRIAQPEAGPGRAGRRLEECAAGRVAGRAVLRVVTEDGSAGEQGLVTHVFSEVLASHNVALAYACGPTEMLREVARIGQAHGVPVQISLEERMACGLGACLGCAVKASQASVEAGRPAYLRVCCDGPVFGSEEVDLDGAT; from the coding sequence GTGGCGCGCAAACCTGGGTGCGAGAGGCCCGCTCTCACGGCGTCAGTAGCGGTACTGGTCGAAAACGAGATGGTAGGCCCGGGGTGTTACCGGATGCTGCTGGCGAACCGCCACATAGCACGCCACGCGCTGCCGGGCCAGTTCGTACACGTGCGACTCCCCGGCCCGTCCCTGGACCCACTTCTAAGGCGCCCGTTCAGCGTCTGCCTGACGGAGCCGGGGGACGGGACGTTCACGCTGCTCTATCAAGCAGTGGGCAAGGCTACGAGGGCCCTCGCGGCATTGCCGCGTGGAGCAGAGCTCGACGTGCTCGGGCCGCTCGGGAGAGGATTCGATATTCCGAAAGCGCACGTGCGCTCGCGGGAACTGGCAGCGAAGCGCGGTGCAAACGCTGGCGCCGGGGCCTCCCCGCCGACGATCGCTCTCGTGGCCGGGGGGCTGGGGGTGGCGCCCCTCATCATGCTGAGCCACGCGCTGTCGCGTTCGGGCCTGGGGTTTGCGTTCATCGTCGGTGCGAGGAGCCGCGAATTCCTCGTGGGCCTCGACATGGTTCCGGCGATCCCCAGCGAGAGTGGACCGTCCCGGATCGCGCAGCCGGAGGCGGGCCCCGGGCGGGCTGGGCGGCGGCTCGAGGAGTGCGCGGCCGGGCGTGTGGCAGGGCGTGCGGTGCTGAGGGTGGTGACCGAGGACGGGAGCGCTGGTGAGCAAGGCCTCGTGACCCACGTCTTCAGCGAAGTGCTGGCTTCGCACAACGTGGCGCTCGCGTACGCCTGCGGCCCTACGGAAATGCTTCGCGAGGTGGCGAGGATCGGCCAAGCGCACGGCGTGCCGGTGCAGATAAGCCTGGAGGAGAGGATGGCGTGCGGCCTCGGCGCGTGTCTCGGTTGCGCCGTCAAGGCGAGCCAAGCCTCGGTGGAGGCGGGGCGACCAGCCTACCTTCGCGTGTGCTGTGACGGCCCAGTGTTCGGGTCGGAGGAGGTGGACCTTGATGGCGCAACCTGA
- a CDS encoding dihydroorotase has product MKLALKGGRVVDPRNGLDGTMDVLIEEGKIVAIGMDLGGSLGPQDGRVLDVSGKAVLPGLIDMHVHLREPGREDEETIETGTLAAARGGFVAVACMPNTDPPLDTGAAVTFVLSRARETGHVRVLPVGAITKGLAGVELAEVGELRKAGAVAISDDGHPVNNSRVMRYAMEYASMFDIPVISHAEDVELSAGGAINEGYWSTRLGLPGIPAAAEEAMVARDILLAELTGARLHIAHVSTAGSVDLVRRAKERGVKVTCEATPHHFTLTDAATAGYDANTKVNPPLRTERDVEALRRGLADGTIDAIASDHAPHTAEEKEVEYELAAFGMIGLETALPLAITELVKTGVLALGQLVERMSYAPARILGLDWPGLVPGAPANITVVDPDASFTVDPSTFASLSRNTPFGGRRLFGRVFATVVAKEGSVEIWTAPEDAARS; this is encoded by the coding sequence GTGAAGTTAGCGCTTAAGGGAGGCCGCGTGGTGGATCCCCGTAACGGCCTGGACGGGACGATGGACGTGCTCATAGAGGAAGGGAAGATCGTCGCCATTGGCATGGACCTCGGCGGCTCCCTCGGCCCGCAGGACGGACGGGTGCTCGACGTGAGCGGGAAGGCGGTGCTCCCGGGGCTCATCGACATGCACGTACATCTTCGCGAGCCCGGCAGGGAGGACGAGGAAACCATCGAAACCGGCACCCTCGCCGCAGCGAGAGGAGGGTTCGTGGCTGTGGCGTGCATGCCAAACACGGATCCGCCCTTGGACACCGGAGCGGCTGTCACGTTCGTGCTTTCGAGAGCCAGGGAGACCGGCCACGTTAGGGTCCTGCCAGTGGGTGCCATCACGAAGGGCCTTGCCGGGGTTGAACTCGCCGAGGTGGGCGAGTTGCGCAAGGCCGGTGCGGTTGCGATATCGGACGACGGACATCCCGTCAACAACTCCAGGGTGATGCGCTACGCCATGGAGTACGCAAGTATGTTCGATATACCAGTGATATCTCACGCCGAGGACGTTGAGCTCTCGGCCGGCGGAGCCATCAACGAAGGTTACTGGTCCACACGACTCGGGCTGCCCGGGATCCCCGCCGCCGCCGAGGAGGCCATGGTGGCGAGGGACATCCTTCTTGCCGAGCTTACCGGGGCCAGGCTCCATATCGCTCATGTCAGCACCGCCGGCTCGGTGGATCTCGTGCGACGCGCCAAGGAGAGGGGCGTGAAGGTGACATGTGAGGCCACGCCCCACCATTTCACCCTTACTGACGCTGCAACAGCGGGCTACGATGCGAACACCAAGGTGAACCCGCCACTTCGAACGGAAAGGGACGTGGAGGCGCTGCGCCGCGGGCTGGCGGACGGTACGATAGACGCGATTGCGTCCGACCACGCACCCCACACGGCGGAGGAGAAAGAGGTGGAATACGAGCTAGCCGCGTTCGGAATGATCGGACTGGAGACGGCCCTGCCCCTTGCCATCACCGAACTTGTCAAGACGGGGGTCCTCGCCCTCGGCCAGCTCGTGGAGAGGATGTCGTACGCCCCCGCGAGGATCCTCGGGCTCGACTGGCCCGGACTTGTGCCCGGCGCGCCAGCGAATATCACGGTTGTCGACCCGGACGCGAGTTTCACGGTAGACCCGTCCACATTCGCATCCCTTTCGCGGAATACACCCTTTGGTGGCCGGCGGCTTTTCGGGAGGGTCTTTGCGACCGTGGTGGCGAAGGAAGGCTCGGTTGAGATATGGACCGCGCCTGAGGATGCGGCGAGATCCTGA
- a CDS encoding aspartate carbamoyltransferase catalytic subunit: MPLRHKDLLGLEYLEREEIELILDTAVPMKEIFTREIKKLPTLRGKTMVNLFYEPSTRTRTSFELAGKWMSADVTNIATSTSSVVKGENLKDTARTLAALGANFIVIRHQMAGAPHLVARTVTASVINAGDGRHEHPTQALLDLFTIRERLGRIEGLKVAIVGDILHSRVARSNIWGLTKLGAHVTVCGPRTLIPPEISGMGVEVTCDLDEALADADVVNVLRLQLERQRKGLFPSIREYSEMYGLTRKRVEKCKRGVLILHPGPANLGVEITEEVAESQNAAIHGQVTNGIACRMAVLYLLSGGGKPSEVSA; this comes from the coding sequence ATGCCGCTCAGACACAAAGACCTATTGGGCCTGGAGTACCTCGAACGCGAGGAGATCGAGCTCATTCTGGATACAGCCGTGCCGATGAAGGAGATATTCACGCGGGAGATCAAGAAGCTGCCTACACTGCGGGGCAAGACCATGGTCAACCTGTTCTACGAGCCGAGCACGAGGACGAGGACGTCCTTCGAGCTCGCGGGGAAATGGATGAGCGCGGACGTGACGAACATCGCGACGTCCACGAGCAGCGTGGTGAAAGGCGAAAACCTGAAAGACACCGCGAGGACCCTCGCAGCCCTCGGCGCGAACTTCATAGTCATCCGTCATCAGATGGCGGGCGCGCCGCATCTCGTGGCACGGACGGTGACCGCTTCCGTGATAAACGCCGGTGACGGCCGCCACGAACACCCCACACAAGCGCTCCTCGACCTCTTCACCATCAGGGAACGTCTCGGGCGCATCGAAGGTCTCAAGGTCGCCATCGTCGGTGACATCCTGCACAGCAGGGTTGCGAGGTCCAACATATGGGGGCTCACGAAACTGGGCGCTCACGTGACCGTGTGCGGTCCCAGGACCCTCATCCCACCCGAGATCTCCGGCATGGGCGTGGAAGTCACCTGTGACCTCGACGAGGCGCTGGCCGACGCCGACGTCGTGAACGTTCTCAGGCTTCAGCTTGAGAGGCAAAGGAAGGGGCTCTTCCCGAGCATTCGCGAGTACTCGGAGATGTATGGCCTCACGCGTAAGAGGGTCGAAAAGTGCAAACGCGGCGTGCTGATCCTGCACCCGGGGCCGGCAAACCTCGGGGTGGAGATCACCGAGGAGGTCGCCGAGAGTCAGAACGCCGCCATACACGGGCAGGTCACAAACGGCATCGCGTGCCGGATGGCCGTGCTCTATCTGCTTTCGGGAGGAGGGAAACCCAGTGAAGTTAGCGCTTAA
- the pyrR gene encoding bifunctional pyr operon transcriptional regulator/uracil phosphoribosyltransferase PyrR, whose product MVDKAQIMDADGMRRAIVRIAHEILEKNRGTEGLALVGIRTRGFPLAERLAEAIRQIEGKRLPVGILDITLYRDDLSTIDVQPQVRKTEIPFDVARKDIVLVDDVIFTGRTARAALDAIMDLGRPSRIQLAVLVDRGHREVPIRPDYVGKNVPTSRREIISVRLVEVDGKDEVVIQEPEAS is encoded by the coding sequence TTGGTGGACAAGGCTCAGATCATGGACGCTGACGGGATGAGACGCGCCATAGTCCGCATAGCCCACGAGATTCTCGAAAAGAATCGGGGCACCGAGGGGCTCGCCCTCGTTGGCATTAGAACGAGGGGCTTTCCCCTGGCTGAACGGCTAGCAGAGGCCATACGCCAGATCGAGGGGAAGAGGCTCCCGGTGGGGATCCTTGATATCACGCTCTACAGGGACGACCTGAGCACCATCGACGTGCAGCCGCAGGTACGCAAGACAGAGATCCCCTTCGACGTGGCAAGAAAGGACATCGTCCTCGTGGACGATGTCATATTCACCGGGCGGACAGCCCGGGCCGCGCTTGACGCCATCATGGACCTCGGTCGGCCGTCTCGGATTCAGCTTGCCGTGCTGGTCGACCGGGGTCACAGAGAGGTCCCGATCAGGCCCGACTACGTGGGTAAGAACGTTCCCACGTCTCGGAGGGAGATCATCAGCGTAAGGCTGGTGGAGGTGGACGGCAAGGACGAGGTCGTGATACAGGAGCCCGAGGCGTCCTAG
- the secF gene encoding protein translocase subunit SecF — translation MNIIGKRRLFLAISGILVACGIIALLTRGLNLGVDFTGGSLLRLRFERPVTASEVSEALTSRELADMNLRKAVVQPIGGTNDVQVRAQVGGRPLNDEQVGRIVATLSQRIGQVSVIESQMVEGVIGRELLSRALTAVVISWIGIIIYVSVRFEFKFAVAAVLALIHDTIIVLGAFALMGRQVNSPFIAAVLTIIGYSINDTIVIFDKIRENLRLRKKETLEELTNKSILQTLTRSLNTVITTLLAVFALFFFGGASIKDFSLALIIGLITGTYSSIFIASPIWLEWRMWERARQQRRIAAASRSKQPGPAKAR, via the coding sequence GTGAATATAATCGGCAAGAGGCGCTTGTTCCTTGCCATATCAGGGATACTCGTGGCCTGCGGGATCATCGCGCTTCTCACTCGCGGCTTGAACCTTGGGGTTGACTTCACCGGCGGGTCTCTCCTCAGGCTTAGGTTCGAGAGGCCAGTCACGGCGAGCGAAGTTTCCGAGGCGCTCACGAGCAGGGAGCTTGCGGACATGAATCTCCGGAAGGCCGTGGTCCAGCCTATAGGGGGAACCAACGACGTGCAGGTGAGGGCGCAGGTCGGAGGGCGACCCCTCAATGATGAGCAGGTCGGGCGGATCGTGGCGACCCTGTCCCAGAGAATAGGCCAGGTCAGCGTCATCGAATCCCAGATGGTCGAGGGAGTCATCGGGAGGGAGCTTCTGAGCCGGGCTCTCACGGCGGTCGTGATATCGTGGATCGGGATAATCATATACGTGTCTGTTCGATTCGAGTTTAAGTTCGCGGTGGCAGCGGTCCTCGCGCTCATACACGACACCATAATCGTACTAGGTGCGTTCGCCCTAATGGGGAGACAGGTGAATAGCCCCTTCATCGCGGCCGTGCTCACGATCATCGGGTATTCCATCAACGACACCATAGTCATATTCGACAAGATACGCGAGAACCTCAGGCTTCGGAAGAAGGAGACCCTGGAGGAGCTCACCAACAAGAGCATACTGCAGACGCTGACGCGGTCGTTGAACACTGTGATAACGACGCTGCTTGCCGTGTTCGCGCTCTTCTTCTTCGGTGGAGCCAGCATCAAGGATTTCAGCCTCGCCCTCATCATTGGCCTTATCACTGGTACGTACTCATCGATATTCATAGCGAGCCCCATATGGCTCGAGTGGAGGATGTGGGAAAGGGCGAGGCAGCAGCGGCGGATCGCCGCGGCTAGCAGGTCAAAGCAGCCTGGGCCCGCGAAAGCTAGGTAA
- the secD gene encoding protein translocase subunit SecD, with protein MRSGTLWKLVGIAALCVVCAVVIYKLPMNLGLDLRGGTRMVLEARDTDTVKADEDAVARAKEVIERRVNQLGVSEPAIYRQGAKRIVVELAGVKDPQRAREVIGRTAQLEFRDEQGNVIMTGSDLKNATAGSDEYGRPAVHFELTSEGAKKFEKATRENIGRPISIYLDQELLSSPVVQSVIRDKGQITGIGSMDKAKDLSMMLRAGALPVPLDLLHSEVLEPTLGQESIDQSKVAAVIGAGLVVLFMLAVYRLPGIMADIALGVYGLIVLAALAVIHAVLTLPGIAGLILSVGMAVDANVIIFERIKEEMRGGKRLRAAIDAGFTRAFGCILDSNVTTLITAAVLYVYGTGAVRGFAVTLGLGIIASMFTAIVVTRVLITAVVDRNPERYARYFGA; from the coding sequence ATGAGGTCAGGAACCCTCTGGAAGCTCGTTGGCATCGCTGCGTTATGCGTGGTATGCGCTGTGGTTATTTACAAGCTGCCCATGAACCTCGGCCTCGACCTCCGGGGGGGTACCCGGATGGTCCTCGAGGCGAGGGACACCGACACAGTGAAGGCCGACGAGGATGCTGTGGCACGTGCCAAAGAAGTCATCGAAAGAAGAGTCAACCAGCTCGGTGTGTCTGAGCCAGCCATCTACCGGCAAGGTGCGAAGCGGATCGTCGTCGAGTTGGCTGGTGTGAAGGACCCGCAGAGGGCGAGAGAGGTCATCGGCAGGACCGCCCAGCTCGAGTTCAGGGACGAGCAGGGAAACGTCATAATGACCGGCAGCGATCTTAAGAACGCGACGGCGGGCTCGGATGAGTACGGCCGTCCAGCGGTGCATTTTGAACTCACGAGCGAAGGCGCGAAAAAGTTCGAGAAGGCGACCCGCGAGAACATCGGTCGCCCGATTTCGATATACCTTGACCAGGAGCTTCTATCCTCGCCTGTGGTGCAGAGCGTCATCAGAGACAAGGGCCAGATCACCGGCATCGGTAGCATGGACAAGGCCAAGGACCTTTCCATGATGCTCCGCGCTGGCGCGTTGCCGGTGCCGCTGGACCTTCTTCACAGTGAGGTGCTCGAGCCGACCCTCGGACAGGAATCCATCGACCAGAGCAAGGTCGCCGCCGTTATAGGCGCAGGGCTCGTGGTCTTGTTCATGCTCGCGGTGTACAGGCTACCAGGGATCATGGCGGACATTGCGCTCGGCGTGTATGGTCTCATCGTCCTCGCGGCGCTGGCGGTGATTCACGCCGTACTCACGCTGCCGGGCATCGCGGGTCTCATTCTCTCGGTGGGCATGGCGGTTGACGCCAACGTAATCATCTTCGAGCGAATCAAAGAGGAAATGCGCGGCGGCAAGCGGCTTCGGGCCGCCATCGACGCCGGGTTCACGCGGGCGTTCGGGTGCATACTCGACTCCAACGTCACAACGCTCATCACCGCCGCCGTCCTGTACGTGTATGGGACCGGCGCCGTGAGGGGCTTCGCGGTTACACTTGGGCTCGGCATAATCGCCAGTATGTTCACGGCGATAGTTGTCACGAGGGTTCTCATAACCGCCGTGGTGGATCGGAACCCCGAGAGATACGCAAGGTACTTCGGCGCGTAG
- a CDS encoding HD domain-containing protein: MALTLDDVKGIPEVRVFVEKANEHLGAMGFTEHGARHASLVSTIARNILERLGHPNREAELASIAGYMHDIGNMAGRDHHGSVGAALATMILLKAGMDPAEVATVAGAIGNHEEEVGQAVNAVAAALILADKSDVHRSRVRNADPTTFEIHDRVNYAVLRSFLRVDAHARTITLELEIDTDISPVMDYFEIFLARMVMCRRAAQFLRCHFKLEINGAKLL; the protein is encoded by the coding sequence ATGGCCCTTACGCTCGATGACGTCAAGGGAATACCAGAGGTGAGGGTCTTCGTGGAGAAAGCCAATGAGCACCTCGGTGCCATGGGCTTTACTGAGCATGGAGCGCGACACGCATCCCTGGTCTCCACCATAGCCAGGAACATCCTGGAGCGACTCGGACACCCCAACAGAGAGGCGGAGCTTGCCTCCATAGCTGGATACATGCACGATATCGGGAACATGGCGGGGCGGGATCACCACGGATCTGTAGGGGCGGCGCTCGCCACCATGATCCTGCTCAAGGCGGGCATGGACCCAGCGGAGGTCGCAACCGTGGCGGGCGCTATCGGGAATCATGAGGAGGAGGTGGGGCAGGCGGTGAACGCCGTGGCTGCTGCCCTCATCCTGGCCGACAAGTCAGACGTGCACAGGTCGAGAGTGCGGAACGCCGACCCCACGACGTTCGAGATCCACGACCGCGTGAACTACGCCGTCCTGAGGTCGTTTTTGAGGGTAGACGCCCATGCGCGCACCATAACTCTGGAACTAGAGATCGACACGGATATATCCCCTGTCATGGACTACTTTGAGATCTTCCTGGCGAGAATGGTGATGTGCAGGCGGGCCGCCCAGTTCTTGCGGTGCCACTTCAAGCTTGAAATAAACGGCGCCAAGCTGCTGTAG